A stretch of the uncultured Desulfobacter sp. genome encodes the following:
- a CDS encoding AAA family ATPase codes for MIITCPKCARKHKVNPDSLKPFADAGKKNIMASCKSCKFKFPVSLSSLLTSDEKPIELKRPLGSVARKVCITLSKGGVGKTTTSVNLGAGLALAGYKVLLVDTDTQGQSSYILGKRPGAGLTELLTQELTISDCLIEARKNLWLLSGGKSLAGVKRIIDKKSFGAEFTLSEALNPLDDQFDFILIDTSPGWDQLIVNVLFYSTEVLVPVALEAMPLHGMAEFIKSLGAIQKYKSEIQLKYIVPTFLDLRIKGPKELYDQLKKLYPQQLCKPIRYNENLAEAPSFGKTIFEFAPGSTASEDYRNLVRRVSGNEFALLK; via the coding sequence GTGATTATAACCTGCCCCAAATGTGCCAGAAAACATAAAGTAAATCCTGACTCTTTGAAGCCTTTTGCAGATGCTGGCAAAAAAAATATCATGGCCAGTTGCAAATCATGCAAATTTAAATTTCCCGTATCCCTTTCCTCCCTTCTGACATCTGACGAAAAACCGATAGAACTGAAACGGCCACTGGGATCTGTTGCCCGGAAAGTTTGTATTACCTTAAGCAAGGGCGGCGTAGGCAAAACCACTACCAGTGTGAACCTTGGTGCTGGTCTTGCACTTGCCGGATATAAAGTCCTTTTAGTCGATACCGATACCCAGGGACAGTCCTCCTATATTCTTGGCAAAAGGCCGGGCGCTGGATTAACTGAACTTTTAACCCAGGAATTGACGATTTCAGACTGCCTGATCGAAGCCAGGAAGAATTTGTGGCTGCTATCGGGTGGAAAGTCTCTGGCGGGTGTTAAGCGAATTATTGACAAAAAAAGCTTTGGTGCCGAGTTTACTTTGTCCGAAGCCCTGAATCCTCTGGATGATCAGTTTGATTTTATTTTGATTGATACATCCCCAGGATGGGATCAGTTAATTGTCAATGTCCTTTTTTATTCAACTGAGGTATTAGTGCCTGTTGCTTTAGAAGCCATGCCGTTACATGGGATGGCCGAGTTCATTAAAAGCCTGGGCGCCATACAAAAGTACAAAAGTGAGATTCAATTAAAATACATTGTACCCACTTTCCTTGATTTGCGGATCAAGGGGCCTAAAGAACTGTATGATCAACTTAAAAAATTGTATCCCCAGCAATTATGTAAGCCCATTCGCTATAATGAAAATTTGGCCGAAGCGCCTTCTTTTGGGAAAACTATTTTTGAGTTTGCACCCGGCTCAACCGCCTCGGAAGACTACCGAAATCTGGTTCGAAGGGTGTCCGGGAACGAATTTGCTCTTCTCAAATAG
- a CDS encoding PilZ domain-containing protein, whose amino-acid sequence MSEDTIDFQPIPGENTEDEQIRHLFRTPVSLTDDIRAKIGGNEYLVTNLSETGIAVNVSSCLEFDSGQILNDAQLKIGDINITGLCAKVIHCSVHDSGSFQIGFQWVNMNAENKKALREALGQLKVKALKVKDLFEEHPES is encoded by the coding sequence ATGAGTGAGGATACCATAGATTTCCAGCCGATTCCCGGAGAAAATACCGAGGACGAACAAATTCGCCATTTGTTCCGAACTCCGGTCTCCCTAACAGATGATATACGGGCAAAAATTGGCGGAAACGAATACTTAGTAACCAATTTATCCGAAACCGGTATTGCTGTTAATGTCAGTTCCTGCCTTGAGTTTGATTCCGGTCAGATTCTTAATGACGCTCAGTTAAAAATTGGGGATATTAACATTACAGGTCTATGCGCCAAGGTAATCCATTGCTCCGTGCATGATTCAGGTAGTTTTCAGATTGGATTTCAATGGGTGAATATGAATGCTGAAAATAAAAAAGCATTAAGGGAAGCCCTTGGGCAGCTCAAAGTAAAAGCCTTGAAAGTTAAAGACCTGTTTGAAGAACACCCAGAAAGTTAA
- the atpE gene encoding ATP synthase F0 subunit C, whose protein sequence is MEFLVGSVWAAGFAIGIAAFGCGIGQGLGLNGAMSGISRNPEAAGKIQVNMLIGLALIESLCIYALVVAMILLFVHPAIGPAVAALGGH, encoded by the coding sequence ATGGAATTTCTCGTAGGTAGTGTCTGGGCAGCAGGTTTTGCCATCGGTATCGCTGCATTTGGTTGCGGCATTGGTCAGGGTCTTGGTTTGAATGGTGCCATGTCCGGTATTTCTAGAAACCCTGAAGCAGCTGGTAAAATCCAGGTTAACATGCTGATCGGTCTTGCTCTGATCGAATCTCTGTGTATCTACGCTCTGGTTGTTGCGATGATCCTGCTGTTCGTTCATCCTGCAATTGGTCCTGCTGTTGCTGCACTTGGCGGACATTAA
- the atpB gene encoding F0F1 ATP synthase subunit A gives MEHPYLFLTSLFSLFGLEDWAGAHPHVTYMWFAMIILVILGWIGGKSVALVPKTVQNVFEVIISGLEEFMVGITGEEGRDSYPLLLTVFLFVLLGNLFGLVPGFYPPTASINTTVALAIIVVAWSHVIGIKKHGAKYIKHFLGPVPALMPLFFIIEVIGHLARVLSLTLRLFGNMMGHELVVGILLMLAGPLLVPLPIMAMGILVSLIQAIVFFLLPTMYIAGAIEEAH, from the coding sequence GTGGAACACCCATATCTATTTCTCACTTCGTTATTTAGTTTGTTTGGTCTGGAAGATTGGGCCGGGGCCCATCCGCATGTAACTTACATGTGGTTTGCAATGATTATTCTCGTTATTTTAGGCTGGATCGGCGGCAAAAGCGTCGCCCTTGTACCCAAGACCGTTCAAAATGTTTTTGAGGTGATCATTTCCGGGCTTGAAGAGTTTATGGTTGGTATTACCGGTGAAGAAGGAAGAGATTCCTATCCATTATTATTGACTGTTTTTCTGTTTGTCCTTTTAGGCAACCTGTTTGGCCTGGTTCCCGGTTTCTATCCGCCCACAGCCTCCATCAATACCACTGTTGCACTGGCCATCATTGTTGTGGCATGGAGCCATGTGATCGGCATCAAAAAACACGGTGCAAAATATATTAAGCATTTTCTAGGACCTGTACCGGCACTTATGCCGCTTTTCTTTATCATTGAGGTCATCGGACATCTGGCACGTGTACTCTCCCTCACCTTGCGTCTCTTCGGCAATATGATGGGTCATGAGCTGGTTGTTGGTATCCTGCTGATGCTGGCTGGTCCTCTCCTGGTACCCCTTCCCATCATGGCAATGGGTATCCTTGTCTCTTTGATTCAGGCCATCGTGTTCTTCTTGTTGCCTACTATGTACATTGCAGGCGCAATTGAAGAAGCACATTAA
- a CDS encoding ATP synthase subunit I, protein MEELEKIVDFITRTNWFLFFGSSVLALILTPQKVYLGVFLGGLIVTINFHVLKSTVTKNINQRRVLEKGKSLIGALLVKYYLRFALTAVIIFLLIANRSVHPAGLLVGLSVVVVSTFIAAAIELTKIIFREAV, encoded by the coding sequence ATGGAAGAACTTGAGAAAATAGTAGACTTTATCACACGAACCAACTGGTTCCTGTTTTTTGGATCAAGTGTTTTGGCGTTGATCCTGACTCCTCAGAAAGTATATCTTGGGGTCTTTTTGGGCGGTTTGATCGTGACAATTAACTTTCATGTTCTTAAAAGCACAGTAACTAAGAATATCAACCAGCGGCGGGTGCTGGAAAAGGGGAAATCCCTGATCGGTGCGCTTCTGGTAAAATATTATCTGCGTTTTGCATTGACGGCAGTGATTATTTTCCTGTTGATCGCAAACCGCAGCGTACATCCGGCAGGGCTTTTGGTGGGCCTTTCCGTAGTAGTGGTAAGCACGTTTATAGCAGCGGCAATTGAATTAACCAAGATTATATTCAGGGAGGCGGTTTAA
- a CDS encoding AtpZ/AtpI family protein, with translation MAEKDKNSTFRELGYFASLGISVALAIVIGLALGYWLDSVFGTKPILLLVGLGFGIAAGFTNIIRAGKKAEKY, from the coding sequence ATGGCAGAGAAAGATAAAAACAGCACCTTTCGTGAGCTGGGGTATTTTGCAAGTCTTGGCATATCCGTGGCTCTGGCCATCGTCATCGGACTGGCACTGGGATACTGGCTGGATAGTGTTTTTGGTACAAAACCCATCCTATTGTTGGTGGGGCTAGGGTTCGGCATAGCCGCCGGATTTACCAACATTATCAGAGCCGGCAAAAAGGCGGAAAAATATTAA
- the selD gene encoding selenide, water dikinase SelD — translation MDKLEQVFLTRTVKAAGUAAKLDPGALDKIVSKLELPSHPDLVIGLEHPDDAGVFRLSDETAIVQTLDFLTPVADDPYEFGQIAAANSLSDVYAMGGTPITVMNIVCFPSCDLATGILPRILEGGLDKIKESGAALVGGHSVDDPEIKYGLSVTGIVHPDRVWANSRAQEGDAVILTKPIGTGIISTAVKGGLASEDQVKQAVKTMSTLNKEAALIAKNFEVHACTDVTGFGLGGHLIEAAKGAGLRIEIYTEKVEVLDGVMAFASMGLFPGGAHKNKSFFAPQTCVAKGIDSVKSDLMFDPQTSGGLLLFMAQEQAVQCADIMEKNGIPARLIGRVKGPYTNGFLDIM, via the coding sequence ATGGATAAACTGGAACAGGTTTTTTTAACCCGCACGGTAAAGGCAGCTGGTTGAGCGGCTAAACTGGATCCAGGGGCCCTGGATAAAATCGTATCAAAACTAGAATTGCCGTCCCATCCGGATTTAGTCATCGGGCTTGAACACCCGGATGATGCCGGTGTCTTTCGCCTTTCTGACGAGACGGCCATTGTTCAGACCCTTGATTTTTTGACGCCTGTAGCGGACGATCCGTATGAGTTCGGCCAGATTGCTGCGGCCAATTCATTGTCCGATGTCTATGCCATGGGTGGCACGCCTATTACGGTGATGAATATTGTCTGTTTTCCGTCATGTGATCTTGCCACAGGTATTCTTCCCCGGATTCTTGAAGGCGGGCTCGATAAAATCAAAGAGTCGGGCGCAGCCCTTGTGGGTGGACATTCCGTGGATGATCCTGAAATCAAGTACGGGTTGTCTGTCACCGGCATCGTTCATCCGGACCGGGTCTGGGCCAACAGTCGGGCACAGGAAGGGGATGCCGTCATTTTGACCAAACCCATCGGCACCGGTATCATCTCCACGGCGGTCAAAGGTGGACTTGCATCCGAGGACCAGGTTAAGCAGGCTGTAAAAACCATGTCTACCCTGAACAAAGAGGCTGCCTTGATTGCTAAAAATTTCGAGGTGCATGCCTGTACAGATGTTACAGGTTTTGGGCTTGGCGGGCATCTGATTGAAGCGGCCAAAGGTGCAGGACTGCGTATTGAAATTTATACGGAAAAGGTAGAGGTGCTGGACGGCGTAATGGCGTTTGCCTCCATGGGGCTGTTCCCGGGGGGTGCCCATAAAAATAAAAGTTTTTTTGCACCACAGACTTGTGTGGCCAAAGGAATAGACTCTGTGAAAAGTGATTTAATGTTCGACCCCCAGACATCCGGCGGGCTTTTGCTTTTTATGGCCCAGGAACAAGCTGTGCAATGTGCAGATATTATGGAGAAAAACGGCATCCCGGCAAGGTTGATCGGGCGTGTTAAAGGGCCGTATACCAACGGATTTCTTGATATTATGTAA
- the pgeF gene encoding peptidoglycan editing factor PgeF — MAEPDPLTFDHLNAFSGVVHGVFSRAGGYSKGAFSELNVGLSTGDDPGIVNRNRSLIRSSLGLSRILFLNQVHGTDIAVIKSEKDAAGAVWTGRHPAPLKIFEADAAVTNLKGLGLAIQVADCQAVILYDPQKEVIANIHSGWRGSVGDILGRCINTMVSEFGCAPATIRAGISPSLGPCCAQFVNYKREIPEKLWHYKEKDRPYFDFWQISRDQLMDHGVLDEHIETMGLCTRCRTDLFYSYRKNKTTGRFAAVISLKS, encoded by the coding sequence ATGGCGGAACCTGACCCGTTAACATTCGATCATTTGAACGCATTTTCAGGGGTGGTTCACGGCGTTTTTTCCAGGGCCGGCGGATACAGCAAGGGCGCCTTTTCAGAATTGAATGTCGGATTAAGCACCGGCGACGATCCTGGTATTGTCAACCGGAACAGGTCGTTGATACGGTCCTCTCTGGGCTTGTCCCGGATTTTGTTTTTAAACCAGGTCCATGGTACTGACATTGCTGTGATCAAGTCAGAAAAGGATGCGGCCGGCGCAGTGTGGACAGGGCGGCACCCGGCACCTTTGAAAATATTTGAAGCCGATGCCGCTGTTACAAACCTTAAAGGTTTAGGGCTTGCTATCCAAGTGGCAGACTGCCAGGCCGTCATTTTATATGACCCGCAAAAAGAAGTGATTGCCAATATTCATTCCGGGTGGCGGGGTAGTGTGGGCGATATTTTAGGGCGCTGCATCAATACCATGGTCTCTGAGTTTGGTTGTGCCCCGGCAACTATCCGGGCTGGTATTTCTCCTTCCCTTGGGCCCTGCTGTGCACAGTTTGTTAATTATAAGCGGGAAATTCCTGAAAAATTATGGCACTATAAAGAGAAAGATCGTCCCTATTTTGATTTCTGGCAGATATCCCGAGATCAGCTTATGGACCATGGTGTTTTGGATGAACATATTGAAACCATGGGGCTTTGTACACGGTGCCGCACGGATCTGTTTTATTCTTACAGAAAAAATAAGACCACCGGGCGCTTTGCCGCAGTGATTTCTCTTAAAAGTTAA
- the rfaE2 gene encoding D-glycero-beta-D-manno-heptose 1-phosphate adenylyltransferase, whose product MCTVNMVNKIVERDEMCRLAREYKSLGRTVVFTNGCFDILHAGHVAYLQKAKSFGDVLVLGLNSDLSVQRIKGDLRPVICQAQRARVVAALGCVDHVVLFDAPDPGDLIRGIVPQVLVKGADWPEDKIIGAKFVKECGGRVARVAFEEDISTSKIIERIGQRFYGGT is encoded by the coding sequence ATGTGTACGGTTAATATGGTTAATAAAATTGTCGAGCGGGATGAGATGTGCCGTCTGGCCCGTGAATACAAAAGCCTTGGCCGGACGGTCGTGTTTACAAACGGCTGTTTTGACATTCTTCATGCAGGACATGTGGCCTACCTCCAAAAAGCAAAATCATTTGGGGATGTGCTTGTGCTGGGGCTGAACTCCGATCTGTCTGTCCAGCGAATCAAAGGCGACCTGCGGCCGGTGATCTGCCAGGCGCAGCGGGCTCGCGTTGTGGCTGCCTTAGGCTGTGTCGATCATGTGGTGCTGTTCGATGCCCCTGATCCGGGGGATTTGATTCGGGGTATTGTTCCCCAGGTTCTGGTTAAGGGGGCGGACTGGCCCGAGGATAAAATTATCGGGGCGAAGTTTGTAAAAGAGTGCGGCGGGCGTGTGGCGCGTGTGGCGTTTGAGGAGGATATCTCCACATCAAAAATTATTGAACGCATTGGGCAAAGATTTTATGGCGGAACCTGA